Below is a genomic region from Sorghum bicolor cultivar BTx623 chromosome 9, Sorghum_bicolor_NCBIv3, whole genome shotgun sequence.
GTAATTTTTGCAACCTCGCCAACCTTCAATTTTTGGATATGCCAAACCATGTTAGACAGAAATGGTGAAGACCACACCAGAAACTCGAACATTTACACACCTTCATAGTTCTTAAGGCTATATCCCATGCCTTGATGACAGCCCCTTGTCCAATTTCAAATGAGAAAATAGAGTTGTCTTCATGGGTGGTATCAAAAACTTCACCAGTCTCAGCAAGTGTACCTTCATAATGAACTATAGACAAGGTACAAAGATAAATGTTCATATTTATATGACTTTATTCGGTATACATTATCTTCATAATGAACTATAGACAAGGTACAAAGATAAATGTTCATATTTATATGACTTTATTCGGTATACATTATCTGAAATCTTCAAATTATTTTACAGTGAATCGTGGCAATATATGAGACAGCAGGTGTTCACTTTAcaacataaaaaaaaaacatgcagAGTTAAGTGAGGACAGAGAAGGTGAATGAAGTAATAGAACGAGTTAACACTTAACAAAGAGGAGAGCATATCATAACTCAGTTACTGGCTCAATCAAACAGAAGTAATAAAAAGATTTGCTTATGCAATGCTTGCTCAAAACTCAAGATATATACAGTACTACCATACCATCAACTAAAGGCAGGCTCTCAGACGGCGCTATAGCATCGTCTTTTGCTTTCCGGACTACTGTCTTAAGAACACCTCCATCTCCCGTTAGATCTATCACCTCTGCCATGACCTTAGCTGACCAAGGGAAATTCAGAGAGAGCAATACAAGAGCATTAGAATATTTCGGTTGGACCAATCTAGATCTACAAGCACCGGCGGATCCAAGGCCCTGCCACGCTGGGCAGCTGGCCGGGCTCCCACGGTAGAGCAGAGAcgggaggggagagggaggtgcgTACGCGGGGTCGCCGGCCGGTGCGCGGAGGACGGAGGCGAGCGCGCGAGCGCGAGGCGGGAGGGGGAGCCGctgacgccgccgccgagcctgggACTGCCCCTCCGTCGCTGAGGGCCCGAGCCTGAGCGCCGCTGAGCCGGAGTGGGGGAAGGAGGAGAAGATTGGAGCGTCAGCGCTGCGAGGAAGGGTAAAGACTAGATCCAAAAGCTTTTTTTTTTCGGATTTGGCTACTTTACATTTGTatactccatcccaaattataaaacgtttgacttttttatctcaagtttgaccacttatcttatttaaaaaaaattatacaaataaagtcaaatttaagttattcttgtaaaacttttattaataagcCAAGCCACGACAAAAAAGTAAAATTTTacacaaatttttgaataagatgaatAGTCAAATTTagtgtcaaaaaagtcaaacgtcttataatttgggatggattaagtatttggtaattattgtccaaccatagactaactaaatcaaaagattcatcttaaaaattatagataaattgtgcaattagttattttttatctacatttaatgctcaatgcatgtcgtaatattcgatgtgacgaagaatcttattTTTTTCGGATTTTtggtgtaactaaacaaggcctacggaGAAGACTATGCGGTGCGTGTGTTTGTGTGATGATTGAACATAAAAACCTATAAAATCTCTTTtctctttgtttcctttttttttgagcaacttttatttcttttttatttctaaTATCTTTTAACAAACTAGCACCTATATAATCAATATCTATATATCTAAAATAACATATTTACAAGCAATTTTGTGAATCCACATCGGTCTCTGTTATCCTCTATTGACCCCACGTATTTATAATTAAATTTCTTACCCCAACTGGAAGACTGATTTTAAACCTTGGCTAATGTCCATTGGGCTTTCTAGGCTCCTGCCATGATTTCACGATGAATTAAACAGATAGCTTGAGAATTGAAGATTTAGCGAGAGAAGAAAAATGAGGACGAAGAATAAAGATAGATTTCTTTGAGGTTTTAGAGTTTCAATTTTTCATTACAAGATACAATGGCCTCAAATGCTTTATACCTGCCGGATTTATACCATAACACTCATTAATTCACCACCAACTTACACCACTACGGCTTAGATGTTAACATTACCCCACCTTAATCGATGTCATTTGCTCTGTTGCCAAATGCGTAACGATACTCTTGATCCTTCTTGCCCTCTCCCTCATGGCCTTGACATTGCTTTTCCCTTGAAAAGTTGGTTATCCCCAAGCAATAGTGGATGAAAATCGTCTCGGAAGATCGTGAACTTCCTCCCATGACATCAAGGTTGGTGAGTGATCATCAAACCACTGCACCTAAATTTGTGATTGTAAAGATGTCCctttatatatatcatatgatgAGATGGACAAAGAATCATGTGGAACCAAAGTGATATCATTATCTTTTTAAATTCTAGTAGCAAGACACGCAGGAAAATCTTCTATTACGGATCTTGTATGTCTCCAAAACCGTGGGAGTGTGAAGGTGGCAATTGCAAGGCACACTCTGATGATGTTACTCTCTCCGTCCATGAAAGAGTCAATTTTTAAAGTTgttttaagtcaaactttttaaactttgaccaaatttttagaaaaaaatgctaagatttatgatatcaaactAGTATAATTAGATTCATcacagaatatatttttatatgatgcgCATTTCatgtcatagatgttgttacttttttctataaagttagtcaaatttaaaaaagtttgactgatatagattctaggaattgattaGAAAGTAAAAAGAATCATTAGCCGGTCCAGTAGTTGACTGATACATATATTATATGTAGTATATATACCGATACACTGTACGTCTGTACACACTAGCAATGTCCAGCAGGAAAACAAAAAGGTGTAACCAAAGAATCGTAAAAAAGAATCACGCAACAACACACACCACCCAATAAACTTGCTTTACGGATTTTGTATGTCTCCAAAACACGGTGCGGCAACAAAATCAGACATCGTCACAAAATGGGGTATTCCACGGGTCAATCGAAGTCCGTTTCCGCTACCGCCACAAGACGCGTGCATTGCACGGATCAAAACCTCCGCAGAACAATTGTGTCGGATCCGAGTGTATCAACACCTGGGGATATCGGACGGCGGAGGCGGCAGCTTCTGGTTGGGCAGCGGCCCGTCGTTGACGAGCCACGCCATTGCCAGACCCCAGCTGAGGTGCACGTCCAGGTGGCAATGCATGATCCACACGCCGGGGTTGTCGGCAACGAAGCGGATGGCGACCCAGCCGGCGGTGGGCACGCTGATGGTGTTCCGCTGCACCGGGTCGACGAGGTTGTACTTGGCCGTGtcgttgccggcgtcgtagttgCCGAACCCCTGGCCGACGACGAAGAAGTCGTAGCCGTGCAGGTGCAGCGGGTGGCTCTCGGCGCCCAAAATGCTGGTGTCCTGCAGCACCACCTCGACGGTGGTGTTGAAGCTGAGCGGCACCACCCTGGTGCCGTGCGTGACGAACGTGTTGTTGGGCGGCGTCCCCGTGTAGTTGAACGGCGTCGGCGGCACCCCGGGGAAGTTGGCCGTGAGCACGCCGCTGTACCGCCGCTGGTAGTGCGCCTGGAGGAGCGACGTCTTGGGCATGGTGAACGACACGTTGTTCATGGTCGCCGCGAACCTGGTGCCGTTGGGCCCCTGGCACGTCCCGTTCACCCTGCTCTGGCACGGGTCGGCGCCGAGCCCGACGGCGAAGAAGAACCTCCGGTCCACCGTCCGCGGCACCAGCGCCGGGTACTGCGCGCTCGCGAGGCTCCGGAACTTCGCCGAGAAGTTGGCCACCGCGCCTGTGTCGTTGTACAGCGGCAGCGCGGGGAGCGGGAGGTTCCGGAGCGCCGCGGCGCTCTGCGGCGGCGCGCCGTAGTACTCGAGGACGGCGATGGCCGTGGTGTTGTCGAACGTGCCGACCGTGTTGGTGTAGGGCGCGACGGCGATGGCGTAGGCGGCGGTCGAGGAAGGGGCGGTCGCGGCGGCCGCGGTGAGGAGCACGTCCATGGTCTGCCCCGGCGAGATGACCAGCGTGTCGGCCGTGAACGGCTTCACGTAGCTGGCGTCCGCCTGCACCACCGTCAGCGTGTGGTTGGCGACCGCGAAGAAGAGCTCGTCGTTGAGCGCCGCGTTCACGAGCCGCAGCAGGTACGTCTTGCCGGGCTTGACCCTCAGCTTGAACGtgtcgccggcgccgccgccggagcagTTGTAGGTCGGGCCAGGCAGGCCGTTGAAGGTGTAGGCGTCGGAGACGTTCGGCCCACCGCCGGTCTGCAGCGCCTGCTTGATGACGGCCTCCGGGTCGGCGTTGAACCACTCGCCGAGCATGAGGGGCACTTCGGCGTGGGGCTTGGGGAACGGGTAGGGGACGCCGCGCGGCGGGAGGATGACGAGCGGGCCGTAGAGCGTGGCGCGGAGCCAGGAGAAGTGCGCGTGCCACCACAGCGTGCCGCGCTGCCCCACGATGCGGAAGTCGTAGGCGTAGCTCTGCCCGGGACGGATCGGGCACTGCGTGATGAACGACGGACCGTCCGACCACCCGCTGCGCAGCTGCCGGACGCCGTGCCTGCATATGCATGGTGGTGGTGCGAGCAAGTAAGTAAGCGCCGGCGGTGGCGTCAAGCAACGATGATCGATCGACAACAAAATGCGTGAACGTGACATGTGTGTGTCGAAACGGGTAAGCTAAGCAGGGTTGCCCGTGGAtcgggacacatgcatggatgcAGATCGATCAGAAATTCAATACGTAAGTACCAGTGGAACGTGAcgttgttgttgatgttattGTGGACCTGCACCACGAGGCGGTCGCC
It encodes:
- the LOC8061767 gene encoding putative laccase-11, whose product is MAGGRRRLSPACLFLTVALVVLVALPELAAARTRRYTFNVTMATVTRLCVTKSIPTVNGRFPGPRIVVREGDRLVVQVHNNINNNVTFHWHGVRQLRSGWSDGPSFITQCPIRPGQSYAYDFRIVGQRGTLWWHAHFSWLRATLYGPLVILPPRGVPYPFPKPHAEVPLMLGEWFNADPEAVIKQALQTGGGPNVSDAYTFNGLPGPTYNCSGGGAGDTFKLRVKPGKTYLLRLVNAALNDELFFAVANHTLTVVQADASYVKPFTADTLVISPGQTMDVLLTAAAATAPSSTAAYAIAVAPYTNTVGTFDNTTAIAVLEYYGAPPQSAAALRNLPLPALPLYNDTGAVANFSAKFRSLASAQYPALVPRTVDRRFFFAVGLGADPCQSRVNGTCQGPNGTRFAATMNNVSFTMPKTSLLQAHYQRRYSGVLTANFPGVPPTPFNYTGTPPNNTFVTHGTRVVPLSFNTTVEVVLQDTSILGAESHPLHLHGYDFFVVGQGFGNYDAGNDTAKYNLVDPVQRNTISVPTAGWVAIRFVADNPGVWIMHCHLDVHLSWGLAMAWLVNDGPLPNQKLPPPPSDIPRC